The nucleotide sequence TGGTGGAGCAGCGCAGCACGCCCGATCAATCCACCTACCTGCAAAACTCGACCGCGAACTCCAGCACATGGCCAAACTCGTCGAAGAGGTCCTCGCCTTCTCCAAAGCGGAAACCATCCCCGGCCGCGGAACGCCCGAAGACCTCGATTTGCGCGAATTGCTCCAAAACATCCTCGCCCGCGAAGCGCCCGAAAACGGCATCAAACTCGAGATCGGCGACTTCAAGCTCCACAGCCTCCGAAACGCCCTGGATCGCGGCATCGGCAACGTCGTGCGCAACGCCATCCGCTACGCCAAAAACATCGAAATCACCGCCAATGCTGAAAACGGCCACGTGACACTCCAAATCGCAGATCGTGGCCCCGGAGTGCCCGAAGAGGCCATTGCACGCCTCTTTGAGCCCTTTTTCCGCCCTGAGGCGGCCCGTGGCCGCAACACAGGTGGCAGCGGCCTCGGCCTCGCGATCACGAAGCGCTGCATCGAAGCCTGCGGTGGCACCGTGACGGCACGGAATCGCGAGGGCGGCGGGCTGGTGGTGGACATCACTCTGCCATGAGATGAGCGGCTGGCAAAAAAGCCGTCGATCCGTTACTTCGCGGCTGGAACTTGTGAGGGATCATACTTCGCCCCCCTTGGACACCTGGATCAGCGTCATGCGCACCTTCGTGGGAAAGAACTTCTCGGGATCAGGGCGCTTGTGGACGTGGAGATTTTTGTCGTCTTTGAGGACGAGATGCATCTCCTTGATGCCCTGGCTCCAGATGATGTCGTTGTTCTGCCAGAACTTCGTCATATCGAGATCCTTTTCGATCACGCCCGTCTTGGAATACGCCCCCGTGCCGATGCAGCCGTAGCCGTGGTTTTGGCCTTTGTAAGGGATGTAGCACACGCTCCACGACGTGGGCTGATCCCCCGCCGGTTTTTCGAGCACCTCCAGCCGCAGATGCGCCGTGCCGTTGCGGTAATCCACCGGTGTCGTCCAGTCCTTCGGACGCTGCGGATTGAGTCGGTCGTCTTTGAGGTAGTAGTGCGACTGACTGGGCTTCGAATTAAGCGCATCTTCCTGCGTGAAGGTGAACGTCACATCAAAAAGCACAAACTGCTCTGCACGAGCCGTGGTGAGAAACGCGAGCGTGAGGAGGGAGATGAGGCGGAGGATCATGGTGGTGGGTTGTGTTGGAGATGAATCTCAGGCTAGATCGCTGCGAGTGACTCGAATGCTTTGAAGACGCAATTCCTGTGCATCGAAGGTTTGCAGCGTCTCACAGTTCTCCTCACCCGTCGTAGGGTGCAGGATCATGAGCCTACTGGGTTTGCCCGTGTGGATTCGTTGTGCGAGTTGGCCGTAGCAGATGAGCTGGCGCAGATCTTCGATGCGCGGCCAGTTTTGGACATCGGGGAGCTTGTACTTTGCATCGCCGACCCAGATCTCGTTTTCATCCAGCCAGAAGAAGTCCGCGTCCTGCGCGATACGTTTGTCCGGGGCCACAAGCAGCGTGCCAAGACGTTTTTGCGGCTCGATGCGCTGCTTGTAGGTCTTTTCGAGCCAACACAGGCAGTAGTCCTCAAAGAGGCGATTCATGTCGATGAGGAAAACGAAACTGCCGCTGCTCCCAGCGTGCATTTCACGGCCCTGACCGGTCAAAACAGCGAGCGCTAGATCATGGCACGGCCTCCAGCGGACATTCAGCCGTGACCAACGGATGCCTGTGGCTGATGCGACTGCCTGAACGGGCTGCACGGATTCGACTTCATCAAACATGGCGAGTGCATCACGCAAGTCCGCGGCGGCACCGGGCAGGCGCACACGCTCCAAGAGCACCTCAGCAGCGCAGCGCAGCAGGTGGGCGAGCGGCGTGTCCGGCGTGAACTCATCCCATGCGCATGCGATCACATCCGGGCGGCCAAAATGAACCGTGGACTGCCTTGCAAAGTCAATCCGGCCCCGCACCAGCGGCAGATCATCTCGCATGCTGATGTATTCCTGTGCCAGCCCCATACCGAGCTGGTGACGCAGTCGCCGCGCAAAGAGCCAGGCCAGGAGATCGCAGATGGAATCGGGAGACTCCTCCACCTCGGCCTCGCCAGCGTCGATGAGACCTTCGTGGCCGGACTCCTCCAGCAGCCAGAGCAGGTTTTTCATCACTGTGGCGGCGCTTTGATTCGTCACCTGCCCATCTTTCACGAGTTCGGCGTCGAGTTTGGGATAAATCTCCACACAAACACCGCCCGCCTCGATCACGCCCACATGCTGCTGCGCTCTCAAAATGTTCCCGTCCAGCCCTTCAAAACTCAATGGCGGCTGCTTCAAACCATGCGCCTCCTGCCAGGCCGTAGCCGAAGCCAGCACCGCTTGGCGTGTGTCGTGGCTCCAGCTCACATTCACACGTTGATGCTCGCAGAGGCGGAAAGGTTCAGAAATCACGTTTCAGCGAGGTTGGCGTTCAAAACGGCCCAGCAGTCCATACCCGGCTCCTCATCGGTGAACCAGCGCCAGCGGTTCCGCTGGTATTTAGACTCCACTTTGGCCTTCAGGGGCCGTAGGAAGCCTTTTTCACTGTTTGGGGCCTCTTCTCCGAGCACGAAGCGTGCACCGTCGATGTCATTGAAGAAATACTCCTGTAGCAGCGGCACCACTTTCCGTCGAAACACACGGTTGAAGCCTTCTGCATCCTTCACACCCATGAAGAACGCATGACCGATGCGGTGATCGCGATCCTTCCGCAGTTCGATCCGCTCATTGAGCCGGTTCAGCACGCTTTTCATCTCGTCAGTCAGCCCCTCGCAAACACTGAAGTTCGGAGCCAGCTCCTCAAACTCAAAACGCCGCCGCAGCGCCACATCCAGCAGGGCCAACGATTTGTCCGCCGTGTTCATCGTGCCAAGGATGTAAAGGTTCGGTGGCACCGCGAAAAGCTCACGCGAGGAAGGCAGAGTCACTCGTAACGCATTCTCCGCGCCCTCACGCTTGTCCTCCTCAATGAGCGTGATCAGCTCCCCAAAGATGCGGCTGATGTTCCCTCGATTGATCTCGTCGATGATCAGGACGTAGGGCGGATAGTTTTTGTCAGCGCGAAGCTGCCAGCCGGAACGTGGACCCTCTTCAAGATAGGAGGACACGACGGATGCCTTGTCTGCAATTCCTTCCGTGGAAGTCCCTTCAGGTGCTTGCTGGGATTTCTTGGCTTGAGGAGCAATTTTAGAAGCGAGGTAGTTGTAAATCGCGGCAACCACTCCGAAATGAGCGCCTTTGCTGAGTGCTTCAGAAACTTCCATGGATGAAATTCGCTCCATTGGAAAATAGGCCTGCCAAATCTTGGCTGCATTTGCCCTTCCGCAGGTAAGTTCCTTCTGGGTCGATTTGTTGATAGCCTTGATGTTTCCAAGCTCCGTTGCGGAAAGTTGCCATATCACTCCCTTGAGACCATCAATCTCAAGACCATCCGTCTCGTTTACAACTTCGATGAGAATTCTCCAACATGTATCAAAGAGGCTTCCATCCGCAGACCCTTGTGGGCGCTCCAAACATGCAGCGAGGGTTTCGATCGCCATTTCTTTGAAAACGCCATCCCTCACCTCAAATCGTGCTTCTCTGTCCTCGCTCATCACCGGACGAATTCCCTCTATAAAGTCCTCGTAACTGAATGACTGGTGAAAGGTGGCCAGACGGATGCGCCCTGAATCACAGGCTTTGTCATAGGCGGCCTTGGCATGGTCATCGTCTGGAATCTCTCGGCCTTCTATAATTTCAGCGGCACGGCGAATGGCTTCATAAGTTTTGCCAGTGCCAGGCGGACCGTAGAGGATTTGGTTCAGGGGTGGTTTCGTCCATATCATGGCTGGCGTTGTTTTGGTTTCATCATCGTCATCTCCATCGTCGCTAGGCTTCGTTTTGCGCAAAGGACTCTCCGGCCAACTGTAGAGAAGGTGGCCAATCTCCCGGAGGCTGCGCCCGTTGAGCTCTGGAATAGCACGGAGGATTTCAACAAGCTGGCGGTTGGCAAAGGCGGTGAATCTTTTGCCATGAATGCGTTTGCTCACTCCGCCGAACATTCTGATCCACTGCTTGAGGTGGTAGAAGGAGTAAATATTGATGACTTCATCCGGGAAATATAGTGCAGCCATTTCGTGCGCAGAGCTGAGGTATAGCGAGCAACCGGGAGTGCGTCGATCTCATCCCAACGTCCAGTTTTGCCGAGTTCGATGCAGCTGAGAAAGTCCGCCCGTAGTGCCTGCCAAGCTGCTTGCGGGTCAGGCATGTCCGGTATTGCGCTGCGCCACATCTGGCTTTTGCGATTATAATACACGCCGAGCTTGCCCGCGCTGCCACCACTCATGCTGCCGAGACCATCTGAACCAAACTCAAGCAGATAGCAGAGCGTGGATTTGTCATTTTTGCCGACGGCGAAGCGCTCCAGCGGCAGTGTGGCAAACTCGTCGAGCGGGAAGCGCTCAATGATTTCTGCACGGGTTTGATCCGCCGCCGCAAGTGTGGGCAGAATCGTGGCACGATCCACAGTGGCGACGAAATCGAGAAAGGCTTTGACGAGCATAAGGCAGGTCTATCCGGCTAGGAATGCGGAACAACCGGGTTCTTTTCACCGCCGCCCGTGATTGAAATCGACGGGCTTCTTCACGGTTTTTGCGCCGAGATTGCCCTCGATGGTTCCACGCGTGCAGGTGGGATCGACGACGATGGTGGCGGGCTTGTTTTGGAAGGTGTTGCCGGTGAAGACGAGGTCGTGGCCGTTGGGGGGCGAAGGTGACGGCTTCTTCGGGGCAATGGGGGCCGAGGTGGAAAATGTTATCTTTGACGATGATGGGGCCGTAGGTGGCTCCGGGCTCGTAGAGGGTGAAGTAGAGCTCGGGGAAGTGGCCTGGCTGCGCGGTCTGGAAGGCGATGCGACCGAGGCGTGGGTCGGGGTCGTTTTTGGTGGTGTTGTTGACGAAGATGTTGCCGGTCATGATGAAGTTCACGGGCTGGTTGATCCAGGCACCGCGACCGCCGCCACGGAAGGTGTTTCCGGTCATGGTGACATCGGTGCAGCTTTTCTCGACGCTGATGACGCGGCTGCCATTGGTGCCATCCACGAGATTGCCGGTGATGGAGGCGTTTTGGCAATACTCGGCCAAAAAGAACGCTCCCATGCGGCTGCCGAGGATGTGGTTGCTGGCGAAAACGATGTTTTTGCAGCGCTGGATGTGCATGGTGTCGCCGATGGCGCTGAGCTGGCAGCCCGTGACACGCACATCGCGTGCGCCGACGATGTCGAAGGCGCCTTTGCCGGGTCCGCTGCCAGTGGGGGCATAAGCGGCGAGGTAGGTGGCCTGGAGGTTAAAGGCCAAAGTGCCGCTACCGTCGCTTGTGAAGCGAATCGGTGCTCCGCCGGGTTTTTCGGCGATTTTGATGTGGGTGGGTGTGGACTCGACGACGAAGTATTGGAGGCCGCGAAGGATGTTTTTCGGCAAATCATTGCCCATGAAGGTTAGCGCCTCTTTCGGCTCATCGGTGGCGCTGATGGCGAGCGGGCGAGTGGTGTTGTCGAACTTCACGAGGTCGCCGCTGAAGGCTACTTCGCGCATGAGATCGGTGCGGAAGTATTTTTTGGCCCGCTCGACTTCCCAGGGCTGGTAGGACTCGGGAAACGTGATGATCTGCCAGAGGTAGCCGTAGTCCCACATGAACTTGCCGCTGCGCAGCAGGGTGCAGCTATCGAGAGTGACACGCTCGGCGTAGTGCTCGACTTCGCTCTCGCTTTTCGTGCCGTATTTGCCATGCACGCCGATGACGGCGGCGGCCATGCCGTCGGCCTTCACATCGCGAAACAAAATGTCGTGCGTGCCGCCTTCGACGGTGGTGGTGATCTCGATGCCTTTCGTGTTGGCGTTCGGTTCCCAGGTGTTGTCCTTCTTCGCGGGGTCAAAGACATGCCCGATGAACTCGCCGCCATGCCATGCGAAGTGCGCGATGTTTTCACCAGCAAAGAGCACTACGCGAGCTTTGTCCGGCAGCGACTCCGGCAGGGAGGAAGCGTGCGCCGTGGGCCATGATGGTGGTGTTTGATCGCAGGGGGGATCGGCTGCGTGCCATCGAGATGGTAATCGCCCGCAGGGATGGTCACGACGCCACTTTTTTCGAGTAGCGCGGCGAGTTTTGCCGAGTCATCGGCGAGTGCGAGGGTGGTGAGGAGAGCGAGGCACAAAAAGAGCTTCATGGCGCGATCATAACGGCTTTGGCTGGCCAAATTCCACGCTCAAAGAACGTGCGGCATGTCCATGAGAGCGGAGGGCGGCATTTTGCCCCTGATTCATCCGCGTGAGCGCGGACGCGTGACGAAAAAGAGCGCGATGCCAAGCAGCGCGACGACTGCGGTGCCTGCGGTGAGCACGGTGAGGACGAAGTCACGGGTGTCTTTGTCACGGATGAAGCCGAGCTTGTGGAAGTTCGTGAAGATGGTGGCTTCGAGCTGGCGCTGGCGATCGGTGTGGCGTGTGACGCTGCCGGTGGTGGTGCTGACATAGACGCGGGTGTCGAGAGCGTCGCCGGTATCAAAGCGATACACGGGCAGGATGCGGAAGATGTTGAGGTACTCGGTGTTGAAGGC is from Verrucomicrobiaceae bacterium and encodes:
- a CDS encoding right-handed parallel beta-helix repeat-containing protein, which codes for MLFAGENIAHFAWHGGEFIGHVFDPAKKDNTWEPNANTKGIEITTTVEGGTHDILFRDVKADGMAAAVIGVHGKYGTKSESEVEHYAERVTLDSCTLLRSGKFMWDYGYLWQIITFPESYQPWEVERAKKYFRTDLMREVAFSGDLVKFDNTTRPLAISATDEPKEALTFMGNDLPKNILRGLQYFVVESTPTHIKIAEKPGGAPIRFTSDGSGTLAFNLQATYLAAYAPTGSGPGKGAFDIVGARDVRVTGCQLSAIGDTMHIQRCKNIVFASNHILGSRMGAFFLAEYCQNASITGNLVDGTNGSRVISVEKSCTDVTMTGNTFRGGGRGAWINQPVNFIMTGNIFVNNTTKNDPDPRLGRIAFQTAQPGHFPELYFTLYEPGATYGPIIVKDNIFHLGPHCPEEAVTFAPQRPRPRLHRQHLPKQARHHRRRSHLHAWNHRGQSRRKNREEARRFQSRAAVKRTRLFRIPSRIDLPYARQSLSRFRRHCGSCHDSAHTCGGGSNPCRNH
- a CDS encoding HAMP domain-containing protein, with the translated sequence MPFVRGITGFIGTLNHAAGRIAHGKFDERIEKQRSDELGELSTSVNTMAAQLGDYMREQKRITADVAHELCSPIARMQMALGVVEQRSTPDQSTYLQNSTANSSTWPNSSKRSSPSPKRKPSPAAERPKTSICANCSKTSSPAKRPKTASNSRSATSSSTASETPWIAASATSCATPSATPKTSKSPPMLKTAT
- a CDS encoding AAA family ATPase — translated: MIWTKPPLNQILYGPPGTGKTYEAIRRAAEIIEGREIPDDDHAKAAYDKACDSGRIRLATFHQSFSYEDFIEGIRPVMSEDREARFEVRDGVFKEMAIETLAACLERPQGSADGSLFDTCWRILIEVVNETDGLEIDGLKGVIWQLSATELGNIKAINKSTQKELTCGRANAAKIWQAYFPMERISSMEVSEALSKGAHFGVVAAIYNYLASKIAPQAKKSQQAPEGTSTEGIADKASVVSSYLEEGPRSGWQLRADKNYPPYVLIIDEINRGNISRIFGELITLIEEDKREGAENALRVTLPSSRELFAVPPNLYILGTMNTADKSLALLDVALRRRFEFEELAPNFSVCEGLTDEMKSVLNRLNERIELRKDRDHRIGHAFFMGVKDAEGFNRVFRRKVVPLLQEYFFNDIDGARFVLGEEAPNSEKGFLRPLKAKVESKYQRNRWRWFTDEEPGMDCWAVLNANLAET